The Corylus avellana chromosome ca8, CavTom2PMs-1.0 genome has a segment encoding these proteins:
- the LOC132189931 gene encoding kinesin-like protein KIN-7N, with protein sequence MEKICVAVRVRPAAVSSEPLNGTFWRVEDNRISLHKVHGTPISGLSYAFDHVFDESCTNARVYELLTKDIIHAAVEGFNGTAFAYGQTSSGKTFTMNGSETDPGIIHRAVKDIFTKIQMISDREFLVRVSYMEIYNEEINDLFAVENQKLQIHESLERGIFVAGLREEIVNNAEQVFKLIESGEVNRHFGETNMNVRSSRSHTIFRMVIESKGKDTNSSGDYSSTDAIRVSVLNLVDLAGSERIAKTGADGVRLKEGKYINKSLMVLGNVINKLSEGAKQRSHIPYRDSKLTRILQPALGGNAKTSIICTLAPEEVHTEETKGTLQFASRAKRITNCAQVNEILTDAALLKRQKVEIEELRKKLQGSHAEVLEQVIFKLRNDLLKYELEREKLEMELQEERKSHKECDQCIREQQMKIDNHSNFATSSEFNMNSGQEQNSVRQILKEECNDSSSIDQGDTFRTPCFKAAPKAFVVKRSNYSMLPDCSPLPDTFSNVADEDTWLKMNKGYIADLDLLQMTPARRVQSFPSSDVTPGCSNENYTQEIQQLKRQLEIATDERNKLERKHAEQILLNHRLMDDISELQQEAKLMREIPKRLSESVANCKDIYEDVLSIIQSFVSDEESSTAKLLSSTSEIGKSLLTTLETHFSMAMDDLSSFTENNSLIQEQRKMLYEKFNSTITALVLPQTQQSSCENKGDETACWKEELSNELNTIKERYHGLEKELDLNNQLLVVSNERYETLEREFQLLKEDRDLLNQIISESSQKLALVTDQKENALNDLDTEVQRRKNLQEEIKQFSVAFASRHRSLMSFDSNVKSKFEKLRAQYLASLPNSLGC encoded by the exons ATGGAGAAGATCTGCGTGGCAGTCAGAGTGAGACCAGCTGCCGTATCCTCAGAACCCTTGAATGGAACCTTCTGGAGGGTCGAAGACAATCGCATTTCTCTTCACAAGGTTCACGGCACCCCTATCTCTGGCCTCTCTTACGCTTTTG ATCATGTATTCGACGAAAGTTGCACTAATGCTAGGGTTTATGAGCTTCTTACAAAGGATATTATTCACGCCGCAGTTGAAGGCTTTAATG GAACTGCATTTGCATATGGACAAACAAGCAGTGGCAAGACTTTCACCATGAATGGCTCTGAAACCGATCCAGGAATTATACACCGGGCAGTTAAAGATATATTTACAAAAATTCAGATG ATATCTGATCGTGAGTTTCTGGTTCGAGTTTCCTACATGGAAATTTATAATGAAGAAATTAATGATCTTTTTGCTGTAGAGAACCAGAAGTTGCAAATACATGAGAGTTTGGAG CGTGGGATATTCGTTGCAGGCCTGAGGGAGGAAATTGTTAACAATGCTGAACAAGTATTTAAGCTCATAGAATCTGGAGAAG TTAATAGGCACTTTGGTGAGACAAATATGAATGTTCGTAGTAGTAGATCCCACACAATATTCAGGATG GTGATTGAAAGCAAGGGGAAGGATACCAATTCTTCTGGTGATTATTCAAGTACCGATGCTATCCGTGTCTCAGTCTTG aatttggtaGATCTAGCTGGGTCTGAACGGATTGCTAAAACTGGAGCTGATGGAGTACGCCTAAAGGAAGGGAAGTACATTAACAAGAGCTTAATGGTTCTCGGTAATGTGATCAACAAACTAAGTGAAGGTGCAAAGCAAAG GAGTCATATTCCTTATCGTGATAGTAAGCTAACCCGCATACTTCAACCTGCTCTCGGTGGTAATGCCAAAACTTCAATTATATGCACTCTAGCACCTGAGGAG GTGCATACTGAAGAAACAAAGGGAACACTTCAATTTGCTAGCAGAGCCAAGCGCATCACTAATTGTGCTCAAGTGAATGAA ATTTTGACAGATGCTGCCTTACTAAAGCGGCAAAAAGTAGAGATTGAGGAGCTTCGTAAGAAACTTCAG GGATCTCATGCTGAGGTGCTGGAGCAAGTGATCTTCAAATTGCGGAATGATTTGCTAAAg TATGAGCTTGAGCGCGAGAAGCTTGAGATGGAACTGCAAGAGGAGAGGAAATCACACAAAGAATGTGATCAATGCATTCGGGAGCAACAGATGAAAATCGACAATCATAGCAATTTTGCTACTTCTTCAGAGTTCAACATGAACTCTGGTCAG GAACAAAATTCTGTGAGACAAATCCTTAAGGAAGAATGCAATGACAGCAGTAGCATAGATCAAGGAGACACTTTTAGAACCCCTTGTTTCAAGGCAGCTCCCAAAGCCTTTGTTGTCAAGCGATCAAATTACTCAATGCTGCCTGATTGTAGTCCTCTTCCAGATACATTTAGCAATGTGGCTGATGAAGACACATGGCTGAAAATGAACAAAGGTTACATAGCTGATCTTGATTTGCTTCAAATGACTCCTGCAAGAAGAGTTCAATCATTTCCTTCAAGTGACGTAACTCCT GGTTGTTCAAATGAAAATTATACACAAGAGATCCAACAGCTCAAGAGACAATTAGAGATTGCCACTGATGAGAGAAATAAACTGGAG AGAAAGCATGCAGAACAGATATTGTTGAACCATCGACTAATGGATGACATATCTGAACTTCAACAAGAAGCAAAACTTATGCGAGAAATCCCAAAAAGGCTAAGTGAATCTGTGGCGAACTGCAAAGATATCTATGAGGATGTTTTGTCAATAATACAG AGTTTTGTATCTGATGAGGAATCCTCAACTGCAAAATTGCTATCAAGCACCAGTGAAATTGGTAAAAGTCTCCTTACGACTTTGGAAACTCATTTCTCAATGGCAATGGATGACCTCAGTTCTTTCACTGAGAACAATTCTCTAATTCAAGAACAACGCAAAATGCTTTATGAGAAGTTCAACAGCACAATTACAGCCTTGGTATTACCACAAACACAACAATCGAGCTGTGAGAATAAG GGAGATGAAACTGCTTGTTGGAAGGAAGAACTGAGCAATGAACTGAACACCATCAAGGAAAGATACCATGGCTTGGAGAAAGAGTTAGATCTCAATAACCAGCTCCTGGTGGTTTCTAATGAAAGATATGAAACTTTAGAAAGAGAATTTCAGCTTTTGAAAGAAGATAGAGATCTTTTGAACCAAATCATCTCTGAATCATCTCAAAAACTTGCACTGGTTACTGACCAGAAGGAAAATGCTTTGAATGATTTGGATACTGAAGTACAGAGAAGGAAAAATCTTCAAGAAGAGATTAAACAATTTAGTGTTGCTTTTGCATCTCGGCACAGATCACTCATGTCTTTCGATAGTAATGTTAAGTCTAAATTTGAAAAGCTGAGAGCTCAATATTTAGCTTCTCTACCCAATTCTCTTGGGTGTTAA
- the LOC132189872 gene encoding MDIS1-interacting receptor like kinase 2-like, whose amino-acid sequence MGSSTFGKKVCSLIILFFLFALLVASPNLASNEEADALLTWKASLPKEAQSQLSSWTLLPKNATNSSTNLNSTTNPSCSWSGIYCNLVERVIGINLTCLGLQGSLHEFSFSSFPTLEFVDLSTNSLFGTIPPQISYLSNLIYLDLSINQFSGKIPPEIGLLTNLEVLRLFKNQLNATIPPEIGQLRSLDELALYSNSLNGLVPSSLGNLSKLAYLYLYDNPLSCSIPLEIGNLSNLVELCMYSSSLTGPIPSTLGNLRRLTLLDLSQNKLSGLIPTEIGHIESLKDLSLATNNLVGSIPTSLCDLGNLTLLHLFKNNLSGPIPEEIGNLKSLVSLDLRENYKLNGSLPASIGNLSNLEVLYIRDNQLSGSIPLEVENLMKLTVFRVARNQFTGYLPSNICRGGLLRNFTANGNNLTGPIPKSVRNCTTLYRIRLDGNQLTGNISEVFGVYPDLDYINLSNNKFYGELSPNWGRSSRLTNLEIAGNHITGSIPPEIGNGTRLQVLDLSSNDLVGEIPKEFGRLTSLGKLILRNNQLSGGIPLELGSLTSLEYLDLSTNKLSNSVPGYIGNFLRLHHMNLSHNEFSRGIPTQVAKLVQLSVLDLSHNNLTGEIPKEFRNMESLVTMNISHNNLSGILSKAFEDMPGLLYVNIAFNEFWGPIPNNKAFQDAPIEALEGNKGLCGQVKGLQPCQPSTPNKQVRQKGDKIVFIIIFPILVVLVLLFAVIGMSSFVRRKRSPEKEDESLYPMFIFNGKKMYEEIIKATRNFDAMYCIGNGGYGSVYKAQLPSGNIVAAKKIHSCDGDYVTDRKEFLNEIMALTQIRHRNIVKLHGFCSNARCSLLIYEYLENGSLAEILSKETEAKELNWSRRVNIVKDVAHALSYMHHDCSPPIVHRDISSKNILLDSDYVAHVSDFGTAKLMQVDSSNWTGFAGTLGYVAPELAYTMKVTEKCDVYSFGVLALEVIKGNHLGDYISTAILSPSGNIQLKDISDQRLSPPTAEVEDQLKKIVTCATACLCQNPQCRPTMQMISQMLSASTVNIPTTLHLKNLRGSKSF is encoded by the exons ATGGGATCATCAACCTTTGGGAAGAAGGTATGCTCTCTAATAATACTCTTCTTTTTGTTTGCTCTGTTGGTTGCATCACCGAATCTTGCTTCTAATGAAGAAGCTGATGCTCTTCTCACATGGAAAGCAAGCCTCCCAAAAGAAGCCCAGTCTCAGCTATCTTCGTGGACTTTGCTTCCCAAAAATGCCACCAATTCTTCTACCAATCTCAATTCAACCACAAACCCATCATGTTCTTGGTCTGGCATTTATTGCAACCTTGTTGAAAGAGTCATCGGTATAAATCTTACATGTTTAGGCCTACAAGGTTCACTCCATGAATTTTCATTCTCGTCTTTCCCTACTCTCGAGTTTGTTGATCTCAGTACGAACTCACTGTTTGGAACCATCCCACCTCAAATCAGTTACCTCTCCAATCTCATCTATCTTGATCTCTCTATCAACCAGTTCTCTGGAAAAATCCCACCAGAAATTGGCCTGCTGACAAACCTTGAGGTCTTGCGCTTGTTTAAAAATCAGTTGAACGCCACAATTCCTCCAGAAATAGGTCAGTTGAGGTCTCTTGATGAGCTTGCTCTGTACAGCAACTCCCTAAACGGTCTCGTTCCTTCTTCCTTGGGCAATTTAAGCAAATTGGCTTACTTGTACCTCTATGACAATCCACTATCTTGTTCCATTCCTTTAGAAATTGGAAATCTTTCCAACTTGGTTGAACTTTGCATGTATTCCAGCAGTTTAACTGGTCCCATCCCTTCTACTCTTGGAAACTTAAGAAGGTTAACTCTGTTGGACTTATCTCAGAACAAACTTTCTGGTCTCATCCCCACAGAAATAGGACACATCGAATCTCTGAAGGATCTAAGCCTTGCAACAAACAATCTTGTGGGTTCTATCCCGACATCATTATGTGACCTCGGAAACCTCACACTTCTCCATCTCTTCAAGAACAACCTTTCAGGTCCCATTCCAGAGGAGATAGGAAACTTGAAGTCTCTTGTGAGTCTCGACTTGAGAGAAAATTATAAACTCAATGGTTCTCTTCCAGCTTCAATTGGTAACTTGAGCAACTTAGAGGTTTTGTACATTCGTGACAACCAACTCTCTGGTTCCATTCCTCTAGAGGTAGAAAATCTCATGAAGTTGACAGTATTTCGAGTGGCAAGAAACCAATTCACTGGTTATTTGCCATCAAATATTTGCCGAGGTGGATTGCTTCGAAACTTTACTGCAAATGGTAATAATCTCACAGGCCCGATTCCTAAAAGCGTGAGAAACTGCACAACTTTATATAGAATTCGTCTAGACGGGAACCAGCTGACAGGAAATATATCCGAAGTTTTTGGGGTCTATCCGGACCTGGATTATATAAACCTCAGTAACAACAAATTTTATGGTGAACTTTCACCAAACTGGGGAAGGAGCTCACGACTAACTAATCTAGAAATTGCAGGGAATCATATCACTGGTAGCATACCACCTGAGATTGGAAACGGAACTCGACTACAAGTTCTTGATCTTTCTTCAAATGACTTAGTTGGGGAGATCCCTAAGGAATTCGGGAGGTTGACTTCTTTGGGGAAGCTGATATTGAGGAACAATCAACTTTCAGGTGGTATACCTTTAGAGCTTGGCTCCCTGACAagccttgagtatcttgacctGTCAACAAACAAATTGAGCAACTCGGTTCCAGGATATATAGGGAACTTCTTAAGACTGCACCACATGAATTTAAGCCACAATGAGTTCAGCCGGGGAATTCCGACTCAGGTGGCCAAGTTAGTTCAGCTTTCGGTGCTTGACTTGAGTCATAACAATCTCACAGGAGAGATACCAAAGGAGTTCAGGAACATGGAAAGCTTGGTGACAATGAATATCTCCCACAACAACCTTTCTGGCATTCTTTCCAAGGCTTTTGAGGACATGCCCGGCTTGTTGTATGTCAACATAGCATTCAATGAATTCTGGGGTCCAATTCCCAACAACAAAGCATTTCAAGATGCCCCGATAGAAGCATTGGAGGGGAACAAAGGATTGTGCGGCCAGGTGAAAGGACTACAACCTTGTCAACCATCCACTCCAAACAAACAAGTCCGTCAAAAAGGCGACAAGATCGTGTTCATAATCATATTCCCCATTTTGGTAGTACTAGTACTTTTATTTGCTGTGATCGGAATGTCAAGTTTTGTAAGAAGAAAGAGGTCACCGGAAAAAGAAGACGAGAGCTTATACCCGATGTTTATCTTCAATGGGAAAAAGATGTATGAAGAAATCATAAAAGCTACCAGGAATTTTGATGCCATGTATTGCATTGGAAATGGTGGATATGGAAGCGTCTATAAAGCACAGCTGCCATCGGGTAATATTGTAGCTGCAAAGAAAATACACTCATGTGATGGTGATTATGTGACTGATCGAAAAGAGTTTCTCAATGAGATAATGGCGTTGACACAAATACGACACCGAAACATTGTGAAGCTACATGGTTTTTGCTCAAACGCACGATGCTCGCTTTTGATTTACGAGTACCTTGAGAATGGCAGCTTGGCCGAAATCCTAAGCAAAGAAACAGAAGCTAAAGAATTGAATTGGAGTAGAAGGGTGAATATTGTTAAAGATGTGGCGCATGCCTTGTCATACATGCATCATGATTGCTCACCGCCCATTGTTCACAGAGACATATCAAGCAAGAATATTTTGCTGGATTCTGACTATGTAGCGCATGTTTCAGACTTTGGCACCGCTAAACTTATGCAGGTAGACTCATCCAATTGGACCGGATTTGCAGGCACGCTTGGATATGTAGCACCAG AGCTTGCTTACACAATGAAGGTGACTGAGAAATGTGACGTGTATAGCTTCGGAGTTTTAGCACTTGAAGTAATCAAAGGAAACCATCTTGGTGATTACATCTCTACTGCAATATTGTCTCCCTCCGGTAACATACAGCTGAAGGACATATCGGACCAACGCCTTTCACCTCCCACAGCTGAAGTTGAGGACCAACTGAAAAAGATTGTAACTTGCGCAACTGCTTGCTTATGTCAAAATCCACAGTGTAGGCCAACCATGCAGATGATTTCTCAGATGTTATCAGCCTCAACTGTGAATATTCCTACTACATTACACCTGAAGAACTTGAGAGGGTCTAAATCATTCTGA